One stretch of Armigeres subalbatus isolate Guangzhou_Male chromosome 2, GZ_Asu_2, whole genome shotgun sequence DNA includes these proteins:
- the LOC134209747 gene encoding uncharacterized protein LOC134209747, translating into MFREITNDFVRALAIVRFKNPSRGSKRSRNEEPALDNPLAGLIKWIQPEEDFSQDAESVPILVVRGQFPDVSEGCAICWESTVIPVGENFKAAFGIFCQCFSVFNRIPKPADKNFFLFIEGAVFNTNTLTTTGAKFLHGLQ; encoded by the exons ATGTTCAGAGAGATAACAAATG ATTTCGTACGTGCTCTGGCAATCGTCAGATTTAAAAATCCGTCACGTGGGTCCAAACGTTCAAGAAACGAGGAGCCGGCGTTGGACAATCCGCTGGCCGGTTTGATAAAATGGATACAG CCCGAAGAAGATTTCTCACAGGATGCTGAAAGCGTTCCAATACTGGTGGTTCGTGGACAATTTCCAGACGTATCTGAAGGATGTGCGATTTGTTGGGAGTCTACAGTTATCCCTGTTGGAGAGAACTTTAAGGCGGCATTCGGCATATTTTGTCAATGTTTCTCCGTTTTTAACCGAATTCCAAAACCCGCAGATAAGAACTTCTTCCTCTTTATCGAAGGAGCCGTTTTTAACACCAATACATTGACAACAACCGGAGCAAAATTTCTGCACGGTTTGCAATGA